In Oncorhynchus clarkii lewisi isolate Uvic-CL-2024 chromosome 16, UVic_Ocla_1.0, whole genome shotgun sequence, one genomic interval encodes:
- the LOC139368639 gene encoding UPF0688 protein C1orf174 homolog isoform X1 yields the protein MPSRVSNLKRRKGMCAVSSSRVHLEVKSSDKSSGKRRHVKKMKIEDSKTEMALNDWMVGGCRESTTISERLSCDGCERPEKTSCGAPPDLEELWEGKENGVRLELNYCRTNGLPEKTEDDETEEGVVIDKSVFLDDDSNQVLPVEKFFGNMEVVQDCPRRSTATSTFSRREHRRRQYYAKEDSDEEGYTEMQQDEIVGT from the exons ATGCCGAGTCGAGTTAGCAACTTGAAGCGGCGAAAGGGGATGTGCGCTGTTTCCTCAAGCAGGGTCCATCTCGAGGTGAAGAGTTCAGATAAG AGTTCAGGGAAGAGGAGGCATGTTAAAAAAATGAAAATTGAAGACTCAAAAACAGAAATGGCCCTGAATGACTGGATGGTTGGTGGTTGTAGGGAGTCAACAACCATTTCTGAGAGGCTCAGCTGCGATGGTTGCGAGAGGCCTGAAAAGACAAGTTGTGGAGCACCACCAGACCTGGAGGAATTGTGGGAGGGTAAAGAGAACGGTGTGCGATTAGAGTTGAATTACTGTCGAACAAACGGGTTGCCAGAGAAGACGGAGGATGACGAAACAGAAGAGGGTGTTGTGATTGACAAGAGCGTCTTCCTTGATGATGACAGTAACCAGGTTCTTCCTGTGGAAAAGTTCTTCGGAAACATGGAAGTTGTGCAG GATTGTCCACGAAGATCTACGGCTACTTCGACCTTCAGCAGGAGGGAGCACAGGAGACGACAGTACTATGCCAAAGAGGACAGTGATGAAGAGGGCTACACAGAAATGCAGCAAGATGAAATAGTTGGCACTTAA
- the LOC139368639 gene encoding UPF0688 protein C1orf174-like isoform X2, with amino-acid sequence MPSRVSNLKRRKGMCAVSSSRVHLESSGKRRHVKKMKIEDSKTEMALNDWMVGGCRESTTISERLSCDGCERPEKTSCGAPPDLEELWEGKENGVRLELNYCRTNGLPEKTEDDETEEGVVIDKSVFLDDDSNQVLPVEKFFGNMEVVQDCPRRSTATSTFSRREHRRRQYYAKEDSDEEGYTEMQQDEIVGT; translated from the exons ATGCCGAGTCGAGTTAGCAACTTGAAGCGGCGAAAGGGGATGTGCGCTGTTTCCTCAAGCAGGGTCCATCTCGAG AGTTCAGGGAAGAGGAGGCATGTTAAAAAAATGAAAATTGAAGACTCAAAAACAGAAATGGCCCTGAATGACTGGATGGTTGGTGGTTGTAGGGAGTCAACAACCATTTCTGAGAGGCTCAGCTGCGATGGTTGCGAGAGGCCTGAAAAGACAAGTTGTGGAGCACCACCAGACCTGGAGGAATTGTGGGAGGGTAAAGAGAACGGTGTGCGATTAGAGTTGAATTACTGTCGAACAAACGGGTTGCCAGAGAAGACGGAGGATGACGAAACAGAAGAGGGTGTTGTGATTGACAAGAGCGTCTTCCTTGATGATGACAGTAACCAGGTTCTTCCTGTGGAAAAGTTCTTCGGAAACATGGAAGTTGTGCAG GATTGTCCACGAAGATCTACGGCTACTTCGACCTTCAGCAGGAGGGAGCACAGGAGACGACAGTACTATGCCAAAGAGGACAGTGATGAAGAGGGCTACACAGAAATGCAGCAAGATGAAATAGTTGGCACTTAA